One Stigmatopora nigra isolate UIUO_SnigA chromosome 1, RoL_Snig_1.1, whole genome shotgun sequence DNA segment encodes these proteins:
- the kcnk15 gene encoding potassium channel subfamily K member 15: protein MHMPSRHCTPGSRMKKQNIRTLSLILCMFSYLLVGAAVFDALESETESSRRRVLEQKRNEMKKKYRFSEEDYREIERVVLQAEPHRAGRQWKFAGSFYFAITVITTIGYGHAAPGTDAGKVFCMFYAVLGIPLTLVMFQSLGERMNTFVHYLLHKTKQCFGLQLTEVSMENMVLVGFLSCIGTLCVGAAAFSHFEGWSFFHAYYYCFITLTTIGFGDFVALQKKEDLQEKTPYVVFSFMYILVGLTVIGAFLNLVVLRFLTMNSEDEKRDAKERASLKRNRYLLDENLDLHLKGDHDRSDCRHILAYSHSQSPLFRPMEEGTSRTNLIGSSADNNESKQRHCKHKMHLQRTTEACKPESSIGSLCSCVCYRLGICDSPLMARSQQKGCHGSAVYYNSVSYKIHKSCPGARNKMGLSSLRSTQTSRRRFHRFLRSRRMSV from the exons ATGCACATGCCAAGCAG GCATTGTACGCCAGGGTCGAGGATGAAGAAACAAAACATACGGACCCTCTCCCTCATCCTCTGCATGTTCTCATACTTGCTGGTAGGCGCCGCCGTCTTCGACGCGCTCGAGTCCGAGACGGAAAGCTCCCGCAGGCGCGTCTTGGAGCAGAAGCGCAACGAAATGAAGAAGAAGTATCGCTTCTCCGAGGAAGACTACCGCGAAATCGAACGGGTGGTGTTGCAAGCAGAGCCTCATCGAGCTGGGAGGCAGTGGAAATTTGCTGGTTCATTTTATTTCGCTATTACAGTTATCACCACCATTG GTTACGGTCATGCAGCACCAGGAACAGATGCAGGAAAAGTGTTCTGCATGTTCTACGCAGTACTTGGCATTCCTCTGACTTTAGTCATGTTCCAAAGCCTGGGGGAGAGGATGAATACATTTGTGCACTATCTCCTTCATAAGACCAAACAGTGTTTCGGCCTTCAACTCACTGAAGTGTCCATGGAGAACATGGTACTAGTGGGATTCTTATCCTGTATTGGCACACTTTGTGTGGGAGCCGCAGCTTTCTCCCATTTTGAGGGTTGGAGCTTTTTCCATgcttactactactgcttcatCACACTGACCACAATTGGGTTTGGGGACTTTGTGGCTTTGCAGAAAAAAGAGGACCTCCAAGAGAAAACCCCCTATGTAGTTTTCAGCTTCATGTACATTCTGGTGGGGCTCACAGTTATCGGAGCATTTCTGAATTTAGTGGTTCTTCGTTTCCTCACCATGAACAGTGAAGATGAGAAAAGAGATGCTAAAGAACGGGCATCTCTGAAAAGGAACAGGTACCTATTGGATGAGAATTTAGACCTGCATCTGAAGGGCGACCACGACCGAAGTGACTGCAGACATATACTGGCATACAGCCACAGCCAGAGTCCGTTGTTCCGTCCGATGGAGGAGGGTACGAGCCGCACCAACCTAATTGGCTCCTCAGCAGACAATAACGAAAGCAAGCAAAGGCACTGCAAACATAAGATGCATTTGCAGCGCACCACAGAAGCATGCAAGCCAGAGTCAAGCATCGGCTCTCTCTGCTCCTGTGTGTGTTATCGCTTGGGCATTTGTGATAGCCCTCTcatggcccgaagtcagcagaAAGGCTGCCATGGCAGCGCTGTTTACTACAACTCTGTTTCCTATAAGATCCACAAAAGCTGCCCCGGTGCCAGGAACAAAATGGGACTGTCTTCGCTGAGAAGCACACAGACATCGCGGCGTCGCTTCCATCGGTTCCTTCGATCAAGGAGAATGTCAGTTTAA